A stretch of Calditrichota bacterium DNA encodes these proteins:
- a CDS encoding ABC transporter permease subunit, translating to MNDVKIIFNREFRAYFYSPIAYVFSIIFILLNSGLYMFHFFFFGNADMRAFFSQLPLTLGLIFIPAISMRLWSEEKKLGTEELLLTLPIKTENIVLGKFFASFLFYLVALAGTLVIPIMLAILGKPDFGPIIGGYFGAMFLGAFFLSVGIFVSGFFSDQIVSLIITSLTCGFLALIGWQYVPMVIDGWLPGVGQFLYNYVGVTRHFNDIERGVIDLKSIIYFVSFTILFLYLNAKSLERRKY from the coding sequence ATGAACGACGTGAAAATTATTTTTAATCGGGAATTCAGGGCATATTTTTATTCTCCGATTGCTTATGTTTTTAGTATTATTTTCATTTTATTAAATTCCGGATTGTACATGTTTCATTTTTTCTTTTTTGGCAATGCGGACATGCGGGCTTTTTTCTCTCAACTGCCGTTGACGTTGGGGCTGATTTTTATCCCGGCAATTTCCATGCGGCTGTGGTCTGAAGAGAAAAAATTGGGCACCGAGGAATTGCTGCTGACGTTGCCAATAAAAACGGAAAATATTGTACTGGGCAAATTTTTCGCCAGTTTTCTGTTTTATCTGGTGGCGTTAGCGGGCACGCTGGTGATTCCGATTATGTTGGCGATTCTGGGAAAACCGGATTTCGGTCCCATCATCGGCGGCTATTTCGGAGCAATGTTTTTAGGCGCCTTTTTCCTCTCGGTGGGAATATTCGTTTCCGGTTTTTTCTCTGACCAAATCGTCTCGTTGATCATCACCAGTTTGACGTGCGGATTTTTAGCGCTCATCGGCTGGCAATATGTGCCCATGGTCATCGACGGTTGGCTGCCGGGAGTGGGCCAATTTCTGTACAATTATGTGGGCGTGACACGCCATTTTAATGATATCGAACGCGGCGTGATTGATTTGAAGAGCATTATTTATTTTGTCTCCTTTACCATTTTATTCCTCTACCTGAACGCAAAATCACTGGAAAGGAGGAAATATTAA
- a CDS encoding GldG family protein: protein MKNLKKEFWTTFIIGAVLLTAIVIVTNIIFDHINPGRFDLTANQIYKLSPAVKKIFAKLEAPIDVTYYVSSSEKMPTKWKNLERDVIDKLKELKLASNGKLKFTVFDPSAEEEKEAYQAQKAKEQQKKKDVIEAKTKPKITRKKIAERLYEKGVIPFGVQSADRDEFAVKRVYSSLVLSYLDRKEDVIPEVRPETFGSLEYEIMSRIYKLISNKRPKIGFYPGKPEPQPQYQQYYQQQPQDMYNSAVELLQQNGYDVKRTNIKKDDPIPDDIQTMVLMIDQPLEERQLYEIDKLVHNGVRIIMAAQQYNYRIGPSRQNPGAFDLSGMPTRVNISSLTKNYGFEFDNKIFMDKSTAYIQVPVYQTRNMGIFQVRQQRYEPVTKPVIIKVSNENINKDVSISNKIGELFYMYGTRLLVHDDILKKNNLKYRTLFTSSNFSWTREGYGYGAIDETPPSEEDVLRHQPLGILVEGKFKSKYAGGIIPKWRKQPGSEDKGEAEPDSLPSEITGEAKENKIIATGCSNMFKNDVLGAVMGHKALLLNCVDALTLGDELINIRSKNIVTRRIEATSSMGKAVAKLFVVWFPPLIFIALGIVINIRRKAKK, encoded by the coding sequence ATGAAAAATTTGAAGAAAGAATTTTGGACAACATTTATCATCGGCGCGGTTTTACTGACAGCCATCGTCATTGTGACAAATATTATTTTTGATCACATCAATCCGGGCCGCTTTGATTTGACGGCGAATCAAATTTACAAATTATCGCCGGCGGTGAAAAAAATATTTGCCAAATTGGAAGCGCCGATTGATGTCACGTATTATGTTTCTTCATCGGAAAAAATGCCCACCAAGTGGAAAAATTTGGAACGGGACGTCATCGACAAGCTAAAAGAATTGAAATTGGCTTCCAATGGGAAATTAAAATTTACTGTTTTCGATCCCTCCGCGGAAGAAGAGAAAGAGGCTTACCAAGCGCAGAAAGCCAAAGAACAACAAAAAAAGAAAGATGTGATTGAAGCCAAGACGAAACCGAAAATCACGCGCAAAAAAATCGCCGAGCGGTTGTATGAGAAAGGCGTAATTCCTTTCGGCGTGCAAAGTGCTGATCGGGACGAATTTGCCGTGAAGCGCGTCTATTCTTCACTGGTTCTGTCCTATCTGGATCGGAAAGAAGATGTAATCCCTGAGGTCAGGCCGGAAACTTTCGGTAGCCTGGAATATGAAATCATGTCCAGAATTTACAAGCTGATTTCCAATAAGAGGCCTAAAATCGGATTTTATCCGGGGAAACCGGAGCCGCAGCCGCAGTATCAGCAATACTACCAGCAGCAGCCGCAGGACATGTACAACAGCGCGGTTGAGTTGCTGCAGCAAAATGGCTACGACGTCAAACGCACAAATATCAAAAAAGACGATCCGATTCCCGACGATATTCAGACTATGGTGCTGATGATCGACCAGCCGCTGGAAGAACGCCAGCTCTATGAAATTGACAAATTAGTGCACAACGGCGTGCGTATTATCATGGCGGCGCAGCAGTACAACTACCGCATAGGTCCCTCGCGTCAAAATCCGGGAGCGTTCGATTTGAGCGGTATGCCTACGCGTGTGAACATCAGTTCTTTGACGAAAAATTACGGCTTTGAATTTGATAACAAAATTTTCATGGACAAAAGCACGGCCTACATTCAGGTGCCGGTTTACCAGACGCGGAATATGGGCATTTTTCAGGTACGGCAGCAGCGCTACGAGCCAGTCACCAAGCCGGTGATTATCAAAGTGAGCAACGAAAATATCAATAAGGATGTTTCCATTTCCAATAAAATCGGCGAGCTGTTTTACATGTACGGCACACGGCTATTGGTTCACGACGATATTTTGAAAAAAAATAATTTAAAATATCGCACGCTGTTCACTTCCAGCAATTTCAGTTGGACGCGCGAAGGTTATGGCTATGGCGCCATCGACGAAACGCCGCCTTCGGAAGAGGATGTGCTGCGCCATCAGCCGCTGGGAATTTTAGTGGAAGGAAAATTTAAATCCAAATATGCCGGCGGAATTATTCCCAAATGGAGAAAACAACCGGGCAGCGAGGACAAGGGAGAGGCTGAACCGGATAGCTTGCCGTCCGAAATCACTGGCGAGGCCAAAGAAAACAAAATTATTGCCACAGGCTGTTCCAATATGTTCAAAAATGATGTTTTGGGCGCTGTCATGGGACACAAGGCTTTGCTTCTGAATTGCGTGGACGCGCTTACTCTGGGCGACGAGTTAATCAATATTCGCTCCAAAAATATTGTGACGCGGCGCATTGAAGCAACCAGCAGCATGGGAAAGGCGGTGGCAAAATTGTTTGTCGTCTGGTTCCCGCCGTTGATTTTCATCGCGCTGGGAATTGTGATCAATATCCGTCGCAAAGCTAAAAAATAA